One Uloborus diversus isolate 005 chromosome 7, Udiv.v.3.1, whole genome shotgun sequence genomic window, gACATACCACCTTGTTACCAAGGATGGGTGAAGAAAGGAAATGACTTGTGAAAGAATGATATTGGTCATATAAAGTCTGAGGGGAAGGaaggatttgaaaaattttatgtgccctcacacaaagggggggggggcaaaaattccaaaatcatccttacataGTTAACAAATGCCCCCTAATtcgaatttcattgaaaatatatcaatttttcTTCTGCATCAAGAGATTCAGtttcccctctctctctctctccccaaACACACACAAccaaatactgtttaaaattttaaaacctgattattattattattattattttaagtgcaACTGAGAATGATTTTTATAGACTTAGACAAAAACTTTCtcatattttttctcactttagaaCTAAGTATCCCTTCTTTTCTTACATGGATAATTACCCTAAGTTGTGTTTAACACACGTGTTTAATGCttcaaattttagcatttttgagaTCACGTAAAAACAAATGTAACACAAAAGATACATGATGAGACtgcaacgaaattaaaaaaagaagtttagaAAGAACATTTAAAAGCTGAAAGATCagatgaaatatttaaagaacaaTATTTACCTTTCAGCATGAACCTGAGCAGTTGGTTTTGTTCCAACACTCGACTTCATAGCATTAGTAGTTTCAAcagctaaagaaaaaaattgaatagatTTTTAGcaagttcaaaaactgaaataaataaataataaataaataaataaataaataataataataaaaaaaaataataattttatttaaaagtaataaattcttACTTTCTCCTTCTGATTTAAGCATATCTACAAATAAATCAATATCTTTATTCTTGTTGCCAAGTTTCATTGCTTTTCCAGTACCAGTGGGTCTTGAactgaaaaagattttaaaaaaataaataaacaaacaaattagaataattttttttttttttagatattcaattatttttttaaacagtgtacaGTAAATATTATTGTACatataaaaaagttatatttcaacTTCTAAACTAAATTATCTAACTGGATAGCTAGTAAATATAATATGGATTTTCCAAATGCTCTTTTTAAGTTTCACACCaatataattacaaataaaataataaaactaaaaaaagaaagtaagtttCTTTGGTTTCAATGACAGAAgttgaaaataatatataataattgAATGTTAGGCATTCAAAGACACTAATAGaaaacagaggagaaaaaaacacattgaaaaaataacaacaattgtttgaaaattataattgATATGGATGTTTTTTAATGAAGCTTTATTTTCATAAACAAAACTGTTCATCCAATGttagaaaatatcttttaacacagacagattttcaatatttgcattttacacTTGCTAGTGTAGTCATAGAACTTCGCATTGTCTAACTTTAAATAGACCTTATGCAGGGCTAAATTTAACTCTATGCCGCTAAAAGACTGACCTGGAATCTGTCACCCGTTTCCCTTCAGAACATTTTCAACTAATTTATCATTagaaaatgttttagttttacaCGATtgatgaaaaaaagtgttttttaatttgattcaaaaaatgttacaaggaaaaacaaaaaactaactgatttttttttttttttttttttttaagtaaaaaggtATAATTTTTCATCCTAAACTAATGTTTACTCTGCTTTGATAAAAATTTGCCCCTCCCTTTATATCCCATTTATAAGTATAATGCTAAAATCTATATACAGTCAAACTTGCTTATAACAAACTCTGATATAAAAAAGAAATCAGAATTACTTCGTTGGGACAGTATTAAGTTTGTGTGAGCATAACTCAATTTTAACAAGCAAACCTCACTTAAAGCAAGCCATACATTGTGACTCCTAAAACTTCTGCTGACTTCCagctcagtttttcttttcttgaaaaacttCCTTTAACATTCTGAAGTGAACCAACCGAAAATTAGTGATGAGTTATAAATTGTGAGAAAAATGATGATAGCCCTTTACTTTAATTAGTGGAATAAagactaattaaaaaaacatttgttgatGCCAACATTATCGCTTATAAGATACTAAGATCCAAGGATATGAAAGCTTCAATTTAAGCTCaataatcatattgtagcacaaagcttatatgattattttttatttaagctaatgtagttgaaaaaaataacaaaactggTGATGATAAcgacaaatgagaaaaatttcaagCTGAACCATCCTCAACATCAtcaatagggtgggccgaaaaacaactttttcatttcgatgatgggtagtgtgaaaaaggtgccattggtggagcaaagtgcacataaaaagtttgatttttttggcACAATTTTTTTATCTGCCGCAACAgggtttgaaattttgaaaaaatgctgttttttcatgtttttagctaaaattagtaaaaatagcaTGTTTCTATTTTCGATGCTAAATTGCGTgaaaaaggtgccattggtggcacTAAACTCCCACAAAAAATTTGATGTGTGTGGTATTgttctttcctttgccacaaataAGTAGAAATTTTGGCAGTTTTCggatttttaacgtttttattaaattttctcaaatagtaaacattttgtttttgccaTACTTCTCTGCCATAATTATGTAGTTTTATCACATATGATGCATTTTTAAATGCGTGGTGTATTATAAATTACATAAACTTGCATTATACTAAACTTACATACATTAACTTAttgcatataatttttttaatttaaaatatgctgtTAGAAAACTTAGTGCAGCTCTCTGTTTGATTTACATTCAAAATCAATGGGAGTAATGCAGAATTCGTTCTTAATTACTGGTAAAtcttttgaaataagaaaaagttATTATCCCTTAACTAAAAACAGTCGCATGAAACGGCACTCCAGTAAGAacttgaaatgaaaaacaaaaaacaacagtGTCACtgcaattgttaaaaaaaaggaaataatgaaCTGCAACATTTGGTGCATATTTTTCATACGAACGTACTCCAGGTCTGACACCTGATAAATAAGATAGAGAAAGTACTGAAGCTAAGAATTTTCTGGTCCAATTAAACCCAAGCTGATGCATGCAAAATTCTGCTATCATTCTAGGTTACCTCTGCCATGTATTTCAACATaggcaaaagaaaaggaaaatactgaaaatttgagcACAGACCAAAACCACATAATTGGTAGTTGTGCAGCTGTTTCAACTGGACTGTGCTCTCCAGAGGTTCAAGACTGCCAACCAATGCCTATTACGTAGTTTAGGTGGCTCACAGTTGCCTGTAGAGCTAACTCTGTGCTTGGCACCTCGAAACCCATAGATGTCTTATAATGTCTCGCACTGTTCGTAATATGAACTGATTTTCCAATATGATTCGCCTAAAGAAACAACCAGGGTACGCAAAAgggattaaaaaaactaaataacatGGCCAACCTAAGAATTCACAACAATGCTACCACAGCAATGAAAAGTAATGAAGACCAAGGTATCAAAACATTGTGATGAGTATTAATTGAATTAATAGATAGCAATTAAAAGGAGAACCAAGTACAAGAAATTCGAGTTTCTAAGGTTTAAGGTTCCAAAACTAAAATTCGGGTCAACTGAATATGGTGATATACTTTGGTTTGGTTCTCAACCAATATCAGCCAACCTTGAATCACGAAATGTATTTCGCCACAAGAAACTGAAATACACATagtattcaaaacaattttaaaatctgaagtcCTATGCTGtgtattaaaaagaaatactaCTAAAATAACACGAAATTTGCAGATGGCCACAAAGGAAAAGATGCTTTCATAGTAGCAACACTGCAACAGAAGTAAAAGCGCTAAAACGCAGAAATTCCACTCAAAAAACCTTTTACTACCTAAAACAGTGTAGATAAAAACTCTCTGTTGAAAGTACAAGCAGAAATTTTCTGTACATCCACACCTTCTTTAGTCCGTTGTTGAATTCTGTGCTGTTTAGCCTTAATTTTGAATGCAGCTGCACAAAGTTTTCAATTagcacatttcaaattttaaatcaatttatgacACACCATGTATCTAAAAATGCATCGCGTGTGGCAAAAATATATAATTACGGCAGAGAAATAtggtgaaaacaaaatttttactatttaagaaaatttattgaaaatgttaaaaaaactgaaaagtgcGTAAACTTCTACTCATTTGTGGCTAAAGAAAGAACTGTACCacacacctcaaaatttttatgggagtttagtACCACTAATGGCTCCCTTTCCATGCAACTAACTCAACATCTAAAATAGAAATATACTATTTTcactaattttggctaaaaacatgaaaaaacagcatttttccgaaattttaaccCAATTGTGGCAAAtcaagaaattgtgcaaaaaaattcaaattttttatttgcactttatttcaCTAATGGCACCTTTTATGCACTACtcatcatcaaaataaaaaaaagttgttttttggcCCACCCTAATAGTTGATGGTGTTtgatgtgcagaaaaactttaaggggtgcAATTGCTTTTCAGGTGACGAGTATTTATCAAAAAACAATAACACAAGAAACAGATAATAAAGAGCTCTATGCAAATTAAAACCAACTTCTTTGATACTGattagaaaaataagaaaaaaaactaataaagtatgcttcaatttttataattcataaatgtataactaaattttaaatatttcataactttattatgattcaaaaaacaaaaagggagGGGAGCGGCTtgaacttttataatttttttcacaaactttttttttgcaagtactGAGTTGTAATGAGCAAATCAGGTGTGATTGTggactaaagtaaaattttctaatgagtgaaatttttggaaactatgaggaagctctattccccccccccccccccatctctaaaaacttttcaaatatgaacaaaaattattgaaaaaaaaaaaaacgttaaaaaattatttttaaaaattttatttcagttttagaatatgttgtcAGCCCAAAAAAATTATCAGAAATTTCAAATCACAAACACCCCTAGAGCAAATACCGCAGTCCCTTTGTGTTCGTCATAAGCAAATTTGACTGTTTCTTTAGCTAATAAAACATATATGAATtcacaacaaaaaataataaaatagaaaacaagGTTAAAGTAACCTTCAAGAATATATGACTAATGACCTCATCaaactgtttctttttctttttaaattaaaagcagcTAAGTAATTATCTGCATAATGCTGACACCAATACTACCTTGGCGTAGGATACGTCTGTTTGGTCTGAGTGTCGGGTGCAGTTGGAGCTGCATCTCCAACCACTGGTGAAGGGGGATAGCCAAAGTTGCTGCTTGACCCAAAGCCTGGACTGCGACCCTTCTTGGAAGCTTCCTGCCTGGCTTTGGTCAGCTCTCGAGCTTTTTCCTTCATTTTCTGTTTTGCTTCCTTTTCTTGAGTCTGATTaaataacaaacaaaacaaaaagcttgatttttttatctttgaaaaaaggGGGATAAAGtcattattttatcaatattgaaaattctttgaaaagTAGGAAATTAAACTGTTGGTTTTAGGGGTTGTCTACAactgatgtcatgctttgaggagaggttcatgaaattgtgagttGGTGAAAAAAGGGAGGAGGGAGGGAGTAACAGAAAGAGACATCACTTATTTTTTACAAGAACATGCTTTCGAAAAACAGCCTAACATATAACAAGGACAAGGGAACataaggtgaagtgtgaaactttgtgacaaaaaagGGGGTTGAAATCAAAACAGTTGAAAGAAAGTGCAACATCGATAATGGACAGtccctaaaattattttacaaacaatgtgaaaacatgcataaaaaactgCATGCTTCaaatgtagaaaataaacaaatcatttaCAGAAAGAAATGAAACCATAACTTAATTTCAGTgacattaaatttgcattaagaCTATATaactaagaacaatatttagtGAAAACAGGTACAgttaactggaaaaaaattaatttaaaaaaaaaacctagttgcAGTAATTTCAGAAGGTTAACACTTtccaaacagttaaaaataagagtttaaaTCCAGGCGTCATGATGGCTCTTAGTAAAAGTTTTTAGGCATCAAAACAAACAACTTAGGTACCATTTTTAATGCatgtattcaaaaagaaaaatatattttttaatttaactcgTTGCAGATATGCACTGTTGCAATAAAGACACTGCCGAtagtatatttgtaaaatatacaaaagaaaatgattttttaagcacCAAATTGAgtgcaattaaaaattacttttaaatttatcctTTGGGCCAATCACGGATCTTAATCACAATGAGTCAGAACAGAGAAGCTTCCAAGTGATCCAAAACTTTAGGCCTCAGATTTAGCACCTACGGTTTGAAATCTAgacatcaaattaaaaattttggtggCAAATAATGACTAAGGTCTGCCTATTTCTGAGTTTCCAAATGCTAATAATTTGACACTATTGAATATTTTCTCTTAAAGACATTGCAATGCTATTTCACTTTCCTACTTTCTCCTGGGATTAAAAATCAGACTAGCAGGATTTGAATACAAGATAAGGCATTTATAAAAGAGATTACAAGACACAAATGTCAATAGAAGTAATTTTATCAATCATTTAGCACAATTGACATCTCTTAAGCTCGTCAATATGTAAATTTGAGACCCTTTAGAACTTACTTGTCTTACTGCTTGATAAACTTTTTCTTCATGAGAGTCCATCTCAACAAATGTTCTAATCTGAGCTAAGTTAACATTTTCTCTGTAGCCTAGTGCTACAATTTCATCaaatgcaaatattaaattaaatgcattatTGATTATATCAGATTCCTCCATGGATTTGCAGTAATCTGGTATCTATAAAATATCAATAAGTGCGATAACTCATAAGAATaatcaatgtgaaaaaaaaaagttaatttgaaagctttagaaaaacatactttttataaatcaataatatgaaaataaataataagaaatgaCTAAATATTAAAGCATAAATCAAATACAGCCTCTGTTggtatacagtagaacctcaattaTCTGAGCTAAGTGGAAATAATAGTGCCTTGGATGTTAGGAAATCTCGATTAATGGTAACTTTGTATAAAAACTTGTCAggattgcaaatttttaaaatctagttaaaaatcaatagaatatttttaaaagatgaaagtaTAATGTTTCATAGTTAGAAAATTAAAGTAGGAAAATAACtgattgaaagttttaaaaagtcaatgGAATTTTCTTACAACGTCAAGTTGAATATTGaaagttgcatttaaaaaaaaaaaaaaatctagaacatgaaattttaaaattaaaaattcatcactttatttaaatttcattattttttgaaaaagaaataaaacacctCGTTTTTCTAGCAACTTacctatttacaaaaaaaaagacttcattatTGGCTCAGTAACAGAAACCTTGTTTAatcaaggttctactgtacattGTTTTTGCCAACCAATTGCCTTTCCTCCAAAAGAACAACACAGATAAGATTTTGTTGGCTTAATTTTTTTACCAGCATTGGTAAACAGAAAGATGAGTGTTGTGTCTTTCTCTTCCCCAACAAACCCAGACAACAAGTCTATTCAAAACTGCTAATTGACTCCATTAATCATGCCCCGAAGCAGAATagtactaaatttgcgacgtacgtcgcagaacagatgcctgaacTGCAGTACAATTCTGTACAAATATGAGaggaaaactgaaattttctgcagaaaccgcggtgcagaaaatctgtagaaactgcagattttctataAATATCCTCCAACTTAAGATAGAATTTTGTAGAAATTCTgcacatttcttaaaattagaagaaaatctaaaattctcgtaAAATACAATAATTTGGTGGAAAGCTCGCGATGTTGAATTCAATGGGTCCTTTGTAGGactttcccaatcgatcttcacCCATTACAATTTCCGCCAAACAGGTATGTTTTGGAAagatgccaacattgaaacacggtTATCGCCGGAGattgtcttgtttgagattttaatccctttgcatccagaaaatatttcaattatttagaaagtctTGAAGTGTTTCATTATATACAACccaaactcgactcattttatttattattttagtaatttctttACTTAGTAACATTATTGTAATTGCTACTTCATGCCATGTAAATTTAACCCAAAAAATGTGGTTTAACATTTAGGTtctactttttataaaattttgtatctttgctctttctatgcatttcagAAAGCATACAACTATTTTaggagaatctcaatcggtttaggtttggCACCTTGTTAAAGTTTCTTTGATTCTATAGTtatcatgatcaactaattttccaaattcagtgctctttaattagtcatttggttgaaagctgtgatggttccagaaatatctcatttccacagaaataaatagcaacattccagttaaaaaaaaaaaaaaaaaaaaaaaaacaactcctatatgaaacgattttgatttttggcacccaatttgtagaaaatgtcacgtttttgcttgaagtacttgcaggtcaaatgattttacgctGCAGAACATcataaagtattctgctttggggcagtCATATATTCGTTAAATACTTTTGTAAGTTTTCAGTATTTCGAACCAGGACACAAGAATGGACAGCTAAAAGTTGTGTATGGACCAGAGTAATTTTCTAATTATTGATCCGCtgcattatttttctaaatttctactCCTGAGGCTGATGATTTCAACATCTGCAGTATATGGGATAGTGAGTGAGGATTTGCAAATGTAAATATGGAACGCATGTGCAAAGCTAAATGGTGAAACAAACTGGTCCAGAGCAAGATCaaagtgctcccccccccttcccctagtTCAAACCAGGCTTTGAGTGATTTCTTAGTTTCCCTCCCAGCTTGAAGAAATAACtcaaagaaaaatattggaaTTCTGCAGAGCACATTCAAGCCCATATTACAAAGTTCCTTAAGGACATCCCAGGCAAAGATTTCCAGGGTGccttttaagcataaaaatttgGACTTTGCACATGTTTAGCTGCAGGAAGTTCATATATTGAAGAGTTTTGATGGTTTTTACACAGATTGGATCAATAAATCAGTTTTTAACATCTTGCTGATTAAGTTCATGATGCACTTTTTATGCTAAACTTAAGTTGAATGGTGATATTGTCTGCACAACAGTTTATCTTCATGCTCGTTTATTTACTTATGTCTCAAATTAGttgtttcttgaaattttcttaaGTAGAATTGTACACACTATATAAgaatatagatagatagatgtatAGATACAGATATAAGTAGTCATCCAACTCACCACTCTTGTAAACAGGCGTAAAGTTTCAAGATCTTCAAGGATATTGCTGGCTTTAGTTGTTATCAGCAAAGTATATAATTTTTCCATTGGTTGATAAACATAACGAACACTCTCAGTTTCAACAAAGGTATGTTGACGACCAGAACTCAACAATTTAGGGAAAGCAGCTAATAGACCTTCAATACGAGCACGGGTCATTTCTACAAATTGCCGCGATACCAGGGCtaaaaaataaagagaagaaagtttcaaaattgtGGTGGTAACAgaacaatcttattttttttccaaaatatttactCTACCTTTGCCAGATTTTGTTGTTAC contains:
- the LOC129226568 gene encoding coatomer subunit delta-like — its product is MVLLAASVTTKSGKALVSRQFVEMTRARIEGLLAAFPKLLSSGRQHTFVETESVRYVYQPMEKLYTLLITTKASNILEDLETLRLFTRVIPDYCKSMEESDIINNAFNLIFAFDEIVALGYRENVNLAQIRTFVEMDSHEEKVYQAVRQTQEKEAKQKMKEKARELTKARQEASKKGRSPGFGSSSNFGYPPSPVVGDAAPTAPDTQTKQTYPTPSSRPTGTGKAMKLGNKNKDIDLFVDMLKSEGETVETTNAMKSSVGTKPTAQVHAESVHLRCEEKITIRAKRDGGLDSLEVHGIVTLNISDEKYGCIRIKIDNQDEKGVQNQTHPNIDKELFRNSHIIGMKNSAKPFPVNVDVGVLKWRFQSMDESNVPLLINCWPSENGSGGCDVNIEYELQMDKIELSDVEIQIPVQGNPIVSECEGMYEHDSRKNRLTWKLPVIDSSNKTGSMEFSCPGKASDFFPISIEFESSQSYCNVKVTDVFTLDEQPVNYSSETAFLTQKYEVV